Proteins encoded by one window of Cannabis sativa cultivar Pink pepper isolate KNU-18-1 chromosome 4, ASM2916894v1, whole genome shotgun sequence:
- the LOC133037187 gene encoding uncharacterized protein LOC133037187: MSSASNPANEPSPADTVNTPAITPAPPVQSFPFQSLAPLTIKLDRSNYPYWRSQALPALRAHDLEGYALGTKHCPPQFVDNTIGGPIPDEPRQLNLGFAMWRRTDQSVLSWLLNSISESMFGHVVNCLSSHDLWVTLENSYTTSSKARTLQLRFQLQSLKKGSLSIHDYILKMKNIADGLSAAGQLLSDDDLILYILGGLGHEYEAVVVNLTSRHDQVTLQEVQYMLQSQEIRLEQLNSASNDSSMPAAHLATQMRRSLNLNSHTHNPNQHSSSRSFNPSVKRTH; this comes from the coding sequence ATGTCATCTGCATCCAACCCTGCAAATGAACCTTCACCAGCTGACACAGTCAACACACCAGCCATAACTCCAGCTCCACCAGTCCAATCTTTTCCCTTTCAAAGTCTTGCCCCACTCACCATAAAACTTGATAGATCAAACTATCCCTATTGGAGGTCCCAAGCTCTCCCAGCCCTTCGGGCTCATGATCTTGAGGGCTATGCTCTAGGAACAAAACACTGTCCACCTCAGTTTGTTGATAATACAATCGGAGGCCCTATACCAGATGAACCGAGACAACTAAATCTCGGGTTTGCGATGTGGAGGCGCACGGATCAATCAGTTCTCAGTTGGCTTCTTAACTCCATTTCTGAGTCCATGTTTGGACATGTGGTCAACTGTTTATCTTCTCATGACCTCTGGGTCACTCTGGAAAACTCATACACCACCAGCTCTAAAGCTAGAACTCTGCAACTTCGATTTCAGCTGCAGTCTCTCAAAAAAGGGAGTCTCTCTATACATGATTATAttctaaaaatgaaaaatattgcTGATGGTTTGTCTGCCGCAGGTCAGCTTCTATCTGATGATGATTTAATTCTTTACATACTTGGTGGACTCGGCCATGAATATGAGGCAGTGGTGGTCAACTTAACATCTAGGCATGATCAAGTCACATTGCAAGAAGTGCAATACATGTTGCAAAGTCAAGAAATCCGTTTGGAACAACTCAATTCAGCCTCAAACGACTCATCTATGCCTGCTGCTCATCTCGCCACTCAAATGCGCAGATCTTTGAACCTTAACAGCCATACCCATAACCCAAACCAACACTCCAGCAGTCGTTCCTTCAATCCCTCCGTAAAGAGGACGCACTAA